A single window of Bombus pascuorum chromosome 1, iyBomPasc1.1, whole genome shotgun sequence DNA harbors:
- the LOC132904884 gene encoding facilitated trehalose transporter Tret1-like, giving the protein MTETRSEKLKKKVFWPQWIAGCGVWLLITQLGLVGGWSSPYIDYLTSAESTFPVTLSEISWVVSLFNLGRFFGAIGGAICVNYVGSKTTNAISTVPISLGWLFIILANSVEWLYVSRFCSGISLGMTYSCYTIYLGEIADPSIRGALMALGTSGLATGNFIMSVMGAYLSMTVSATIALVFCLLLMILFIWLPESPHHLIKKSLDEKAKSSIRWYHRDYDVESEFMDLRRFVENVSKQTLTDSLRELKILHFRKSIIIVTILTAYAQLSGINNISFYMESIFTSAKVSVMDPAQVVIIVMACGIIGCYLSMLLMDRLGRRILMVISCTGIALSLSLLTVEFQLLNFGFDSKTVEGLAITGMIAFYITVFSGVTLIPPTMLGELFPPHLKCVAAFILSSAAAVVSFISTVTYIPLLNLLNERYLFLFYGLLEATAIPFTLICVPETKGMSLQEIQVQLTGKSKA; this is encoded by the exons ATGACCGAGACAAGAagtgagaaattaaagaaaaaagtattcTGGCCGCAATGGATCGCTGGTTGCGGAG TCTGGTTGTTGATAACGCAACTGGGATTAGTAGGAGGATGGTCGTCTCCGTACATCGACTACTTAACTTCTGCAGAATCTACATTTCCAGTGACACTGTCGGAAATATCGTGGGTGGTGTCGTTATTCAATTTGGGAAGATTTTTCGGTGCTATCGGAGGCGCTATATGCGTCAACTACGTCGGCAGCAAGACAACAAATGCAATCAGCACTGTGCCCATCTCGCTTGGCTGGCTCTTCATCATTTTGGCTAACAGCGTGGAGTGGTTATATGTCTCAAGATTTTGCAGTGGCATCAGCCTAGGAATGACCTACAGCTgctatactatatatttagGAGAAATAGCGGATCCTAGCATCCGAGGAGCGTTGATGGCACTAGGCACAAGCGGCTTAGCGACAGGAAACTTTATAATGAGTGTTATGGGAGCATATTTATCGATGACTGTATCAGCCACGATAGCCTTAGTTTTTTGCCTTTTATTGATGATTCTTTTCATCTGGCTGCCAGAATCCCCTCATCATTTGATTAAGAAAAGCTTGGACGAGAAAGCGAAGTCATCGATTCGATGGTACCATAGAGACTATGACGTAGAATCGGAATTCATGGACTTACGAAGGTTTGTTGAAAATGTCAGTAAGCAAACGTTAACAGACTCTCTCAGGGagttaaaaattcttcatttcCGCAAGTCGATTATTATTGTTACGATTCTTACCGCGTACGCTCAATTGAGCGGAATCAATAACATTTCGTTTTACATGGAGTCGATCTTCACATCCGCAAAAGTTAGCGTGATGGACCCAGCGCAAGTAGTGATAATAGTGATGGCATGTGGTATCATCGGATGTTATTTATCAATGCTTTTAATGGACAGACTTGGAAGGAGAATTCTTATGGTCATATCGTGCACTGGAATCGCGTTATCTTTAAGTCTATTAACGGTCGAGTttcaattgttaaattttgGTTTTGATTCAAAAACAGTGGAAGGACTAGCGATTACCGGAATGATAGCTTTCTACATAACAGTTTTCTCAGGTGTTACTCTCATACCACCAACGATGCTTGGCGAACTCTTTCCTCCTCATCTAAAGTGCGTCGCAGCATTTATTCTCAGCAGCGCAGCCGCCGTTGTCTCTTTCATCTCAACCGTCACTTACATACCGCTGCTTAATCTTCTGAACGAACgatatttgtttctattttatggCCTGTTAGAGGCTACAGCTATACCATTTACCTTGATCTGTGTACCTGAGACGAAAGGAATGTCCTTGCAAGAAATTCAGGTTCAACTGACGGGGAAGAGTAAAGCTTGA